TGCCCCGACCAGCCGATCGCGACCCCGATGTTGCCCACGGCGTACTCGACGATGAGGTCCCAGCCGATGATCCAGGCGACGAACTCGCCGATGGCGGCGTAGGCATACGTGTAGGCCGAGCCGGAGATCGGGACCATCGCGGCAAACTCGGCGTAGCAGAGGGCGGCAAAGCCGCAGGCGACGGCGGTGAGGAGGAACGAGAAGACGATGGCCGGGCCTGCGCCGGGGCGGGCGGGGTCGCCGACGATCGCCGTCCCCGTGGTCGCGAAGATCCCGGCCCCGATGGTCGCCCCGACGCCTAACGCGGTGAGGTGCCACTTGGTGAGGGTTCGCTTGAGCCCGCCGCCCAGCGAGGCCTCGGCCTCGCAGTCGGCCACCGACTTGCGCGCAAAGATGGAGGAGTTCGACATCAGGGCTGGATGAGGGAGCGGAAACGCAGACCGCGGGGCCCGGGCGAACCCTTCCGCCGGGCCCCGCGGCTGGGCCGGCGACTACGCCTTGGCCGGCACACCGGCCCCGGCGGAGGCCTCGATGCGCATCCCGTAGAACGAGCGATAGACGAAGTAGGCGCTGATCACGAAGAACACGAGGGCCAGCGCGTGGGTGAGCCCGGTCCCGCTCTTGTTGGTCATGCTCACCGCGAGCTCCACCGCCAGGAGGCCGAAGAGCGTCGTGAACTTGATGACCGGGTTGAGGGCCACCGAGGAAGTGTCCTTGAACGGATCGCCGACGGTGTCGCCCACCACCGTCGCCGCATGCAGGTCGGTTCCCTTCGCCTTCAGCTCGGTCTCCACGATCTTCTTGGCGTTGTCCCAGGCGCCGCCGGCATTGGCCATGAAGACCGCCTGGTAGAGCCCGAAGAGGGCGATGGACACAAGGTAGCCGATGAAGAAGTACGGCTCCACGAAGGCAAAGGCCAGGGTGGAGAAGAAGACGGTGAGGAAGATGTTGAGCATCCCCTTTTGCGCGTACAGGGTGCAGATCTCCACCACCTTCTTGGAATCGGCCACCGACGCCTTGGTCGTCCCCTCGAGCTTGATGTTGTCCTTGATGAACTCCACCGCGCGATAGGCGCCGGTCGTCACCGCTTGCATCGATGCGCCGGTGAACCAGTAGATCACGGCGCCACCGGTGACGAGCCCGAGCAGGAACGGCGGGTGGAGGAGGGAAAGGTACTGCAGGAACTCGGGCTTGAGTCCCTCGGTGAGCGAGACGACGATGGAGAAGATCATCGTCGTCGCGCCGACGACTGCCGTGCCGATGAGCACGGGCTTGGCGGTCGCCTTGAAGGTATTCCCCGCCCCATCGTTCTCCTCGAGGAACTCCTTCGCCTCCTCGAACTGCGGCTTGAAGCCGAAGTCGCGCTGCACTTCGGCCTCGATCCCCGGCAGCTGTTCGATGGTGGAGAGCTCGAAGACGGACTGCGCGTTGTCGGTCACGGGGCCGTACGAGTCCACGGCGATGGTCACCGGCCCCATGCCGAGGAAGCCGAAGGCCACGAGGCCGAAGGCGAAGACCGCGGGGGCCATCATCATCCCGGCGGGGAACATGATGCTGACGTAGTACCCGATGGCCATGAGCGACATGATCGCCATGCCTAACCAGTACGCCGAGAAGTTCCCGGCGATGAGCCCGGAGAGGATGTTGAGCGATGGGCCGCCCTCGCGTGAGGCCGTCACGACTTCGCGCACGTGCCGCGACTCCGTGGAGGTGAAGATCTTGACGAACTCGGGGATGATGGCGCCGGCCAGCGTTCCGCAGGTGATGATCGTGGCCAGTTTCCACCACATCGTCCCGTCGCCGATGGATGGGATGAGGAGATACGATGCCGCGTACGTGATGATCACCGAGATGATCGACGTGAGCCACACCAGGCGGGTGAGCGGCGCCTCGAAGTTCATCTTGTGCGCGTCGCCATACTGCGACTTGGCCACCGCCTCGTTGATGAAGTAGGAGAGCCCGGACGCCACGACCATCATGACGCGCATCATGAAGATCCAGACGAGGAGCTGCACCTGCACCGCCGGCTCCCGCACCGCCAGCAGGATGAAGGAG
The Gemmatimonadetes bacterium SCN 70-22 DNA segment above includes these coding regions:
- a CDS encoding sodium-translocating pyrophosphatase, translating into MQGEAGHRPGGEANLVVPDLSTSTFLGGINGTTLLLSGIVVCVLGLLFGLSIYRQLQGMPVHKSMLEVSELIYETCKTYLVTQGKFILLLWLFIGAVILLYFKALIGFPWDRVLIILVFSLVGIAGSYGVAWFGIRVNTFANSRTAFAALKGKPYPCYAIPLKAGMSIGMMLISVELLLMLLILLFIPGDYAGPCFIGFAIGESLGAAALRIAGGIFTKIADIGADLMKIVFKIKEDDARNPGVIADCTGDNAGDSVGPSADGFETYGVTGVALISFILLAVREPAVQVQLLVWIFMMRVMMVVASGLSYFINEAVAKSQYGDAHKMNFEAPLTRLVWLTSIISVIITYAASYLLIPSIGDGTMWWKLATIITCGTLAGAIIPEFVKIFTSTESRHVREVVTASREGGPSLNILSGLIAGNFSAYWLGMAIMSLMAIGYYVSIMFPAGMMMAPAVFAFGLVAFGFLGMGPVTIAVDSYGPVTDNAQSVFELSTIEQLPGIEAEVQRDFGFKPQFEEAKEFLEENDGAGNTFKATAKPVLIGTAVVGATTMIFSIVVSLTEGLKPEFLQYLSLLHPPFLLGLVTGGAVIYWFTGASMQAVTTGAYRAVEFIKDNIKLEGTTKASVADSKKVVEICTLYAQKGMLNIFLTVFFSTLAFAFVEPYFFIGYLVSIALFGLYQAVFMANAGGAWDNAKKIVETELKAKGTDLHAATVVGDTVGDPFKDTSSVALNPVIKFTTLFGLLAVELAVSMTNKSGTGLTHALALVFFVISAYFVYRSFYGMRIEASAGAGVPAKA